gccaaaaaaaacatccttttaGCATACTTTATGCTATTCAGCGTGGCTATTCTGTTGAGTTTATGCAACAGTAACTGACAGGAAGCCACTTTATGCATCTTCATTGAGACAAGAGAAAGGGCTTCCCCACATCTAGCTAACGGCTAAATACTCATTCAGCTCTGACAGAGttctttaacttattttttttacgatCATCATACTTAAAATGCTTGATGGTGATCAATTTGTGCTACTCCATGGCCCACATTCACTGACCTTGGCTAATTTCTCTGCCACTCCCAGTGGAACCTCTCTCTGACCATCTAGATCCGTCTTGTTCCCCAGGAGCATGATGGGAATGTCCTCACCTGCTCCTTCCtgtaaaacaaaagagagataATCAATTTCcaataaaactattcaaaactGCCTTACCGTATTGATGACAGTTGACTTGCTGGAAATaagcatttcattcatttttattgtccattatatacactaccattcaaaaagtTTGGTTAATAtgaatttgttatttatttacatatatttatttaaaaaaatatatagtaaaaaccctacttggaaaaaaaaagtatatatatatatatatatatatatatatatatatatatatatatatatatatatatatatatatatatatatatatatatttatttatttatttatatatttttttttatttatttattttccaggaTCACTTGATGAATATAAATTGTGGTTTCTTTTGTGTAACTTTTGATCTATGCAAAATGTCTTTGCTTAATAAAATGCCATACTTTTcactgatcaaaagtggcaactaataaatgtatatataaaaaaacagctattagCTGGAAGTAGGTAGTATTTCTAACTCATAATTTATAATTCAAGTGGAAGAGCTGTGTTTAAATCTAAAGCACATCTGACTCTTTAgttctttatatttctatacattttgcATTAACATTTCAATCAATTCCCAAAAGGTGTATGCGTACATGAAGtagaaatataatgttttacccaaaagaaaatggaaatgaaTCCCTCACCTGCACGCTGGCCAGCCAATGCCTCACTGCTGTGAAAGTCTGCTCATTAGTGATGTCGTACACTACAACTACACCATCGGCCTTGCGAAAAAACTGCTTGGTGATGCTGCGATACCTGTTGGCGAATCCCCACAATATAGACGTCATTAGCATTCACTTATTTTGCAATTAAAGGATGCAATGGAGCAATTAGGTGTCTGATAACATACGGATCATAATTAAAACTGATtataattaatagaaatataaatctaataaaaaaatcacttgccTCTCCTGTCCTGCTGTGTCCCACATTTGCAAGGCTACCTGGCTGTTGTCTACTGTAAGAGTCTTCACACTGTAGTCAATACCTGCACACgtcaaaaaaggacaaaaaggacaaaaagtaAAGGAGTCAAGCCATGTCATGTTTTCATGCTTTGGTTTCCATTCTAGAAACAGctcctaacacacacacacatacaaaaggCTTGACTAAACTCCAAACGGAATCGATTTGTGGTTTgtcactttatttttacttgttaaATTATTAGCACAGATACTTTGCTAATAAAATGAACCAAGAAGTGACCATGgtattacaggttttttttgtaccaTGCCATACTTTAGTATAGAAACAGTCTTGACTTCTTTAACGTTTAAAATCTGAAGTCAGCAAAACTGTTGTGTGAGACCAATTATGGTTTAACAGCGTTACTGTCATCAGCATTTGGAAAATTTTCAGAGCCAACAacacaaactgtgaaacaaGCCAAAAACATGGCTTTGGAGCAGCATGATGGTAAGCCACTGATGACTGAATATTCATTTTGGATAACAAGCAccttaaaatagaaaaacataataattttgaaaatccAATGTTTAGTTCATCGTCACAGTTGTAAACAAGATGGCTTTCTTCAGCATCTTTGTTTCCAGACAGAACTCCCGGAAATCCTGTAAAATTCAACCAATCCGACGACGCCTTCAAAACCCCTgagtgtttttacttttgtgtgCCATATGCATCAGATGTTTagctgaggctgagactagAAAGAAGGCCACTTACCAACAGTAGCACATGTACCACAGTGAAAAGAGTTGTCACAGAAGCGACGCAGAAGAGACGTTTTTCCCACACTAGAATTCCCCACCAGAACAATCTTAAACAGACGATCTGGACCTGAACTGGCCCCTTCCTcctggaaaaaaacacaattaataaaaaggGGAAGAAAGTCAGGTCTATGTGACCCAAACACCAGTTCGCATTTTGATCTTAGAGAAAAGAACACTTTATACTCTATAAAGAACTTTTTGTGCAATTGAAAAGGTCAAAGGTTCCTCATCGATGCcaataaaaaacctttattttgaatagtGTGCTCATTTTGAAAACTCAACGAAAACCTTGAGGTCTGTTTTCTCACCGACTGGACTGTCTCCTTGCCCACAGGCTGTCCTCTGGGTGAGGTGGGAGTGGGTGTGACTCCTGGAGGGGGAGCAACAGAGGTCGGTGTGCTGGTTGTGGGGTAAATATTGCTCATCTGGAGGTCAATGCCCTCCTCCAACTCCTCATCTTCACTCCATTCTCTGAGCTGGGCTTGATAGCCCTGTTGAAGGAGCTGAGGGAGATGGTCCTCCTCGATGGAGATGATCCTCTGAAGCTGATGTTTTGAAGGAGGCCGTCCATCTACTATGTCCTCCAGGTCCATACTGTGTCCATTCACGCCAATCATGCTTTTCCTTTTAGATTGTGGAAGAACCTCTTCATCCTCATCGCTGTAAAACACAACATCCACGTgtatcctttttttgtttttaccaaaATGACATAAGCAAGATGatgtaggattttttttgtttactcaaACTAGAAATATCAAGAAAACAATCTTCACAATAAGCTTTGATTAAACTCGAGTCTAAAATGACCAGCTCTTTCATCTCAGGGGAGTCAGATACTTTTTTTTGATTATGCAGAACCATTAAATCTTTTCATCTTGAGCACCGTTGAGTGTACAGATGGCATTTGCAGTACCTCTTAAATGACTGCCTCCGCTCCGAGTGCTTCATAGTAATGGATGCAGATCTCTGTTTCCATGAGAGTTTTACAGAAGAAGCATTTGGTTTCTGAAGGACAGCAAACAATGATTTGAAACTGTCAAAATGCAAGATCAGTACAATGTCTTATATAACATCTAGAAGAACCTACTTGATAGCACATGTCTCTTTCATCTCTTAAGTGTTTGTTCATTTCCCTAGGAAGAATGAAACAGAACACATGAAATCCGGACTAACATAAAGACCTGCCTCTTCATTAGTAGTTATTTCTTACCTTAGCAAGTCAAGTTGCTTGAGAAGACTTGCCCTCTCTCTTTGCAAGCTTTCTGTAACCTTATAAACTtccctgaagaaaaaaaaactcttaatgAAAAGATTTTTGGCTGTAGCACTGATAGCAAATCAAACAAGGGACAAAATCTACAAACTAAATTGCCATTAGATAAGATTtgctgtataaaaaaagaaatacactaAATACGTAAGttttaaaactgaatgaattttaaatgtataataaactgtgatatatttctttaattataaataaatatctcacTGATTAaggtttgttaacattagttaatgcactgagAGCTAAAATGAACTAACAAAgagttattgtattttatgaactaactaacaaagatgaataaagattgtaataaatatattgttcatgttaattaatagttaatacattaaatgttaacaaatgacaccttccTGTAAAGTGTTACGAAAATAATGACATttggaaaaataacaaatattaaatacttaagctatatatacatttttcttaaaacattattttttatactatgTTCAAAGTGAATCAGGGGCAAATTCAacaacaatagaaaaaaaaaagattttaataatataattctgttaataatagtataaaaataaaatcttcacaaaaatatgattaaatgtatactagattatttttttatattatatttatattacatttttgcaattaatgcatttagtaTACTTTATATCTAAtccacatatataataaatatatactgtatagtaCATATTGGATATAGgtggaatataaatatagcatattagatttaatttctaaatgtcATCCTCACATCTCTTGCTCTTGACTTGATTGtctttatacaaaatataattgcacatttttttcttttcaaatgtgaCTGATATGCTTTGAACGTAGTGTAAATCTTTCCATTATATTAAACTGAAATTGATACAAATATTTTCCTCTATTGTATATAAAGCACATGTCGGCACGGCATCctcacatctctctctcctcgTGCAGACGAGAGGACTGTTCCTGCAGCAGCACGAGTTGTTCCTGGGCCAGACTGAGCTCCTGCGTGGTGTTCTCCAGCTCACGGCTCAAGTCCTCATTACACTGCTTCAGTTTGACGTTCTCCACGGCAGTCTCCCGCTGCTCGCTGTGCAGCTCTCGACACTGGTGCTCCAGCTGACCCACGTCGAACAAACACGCATGCATAAACGAAACAATCAACACATGAGCGAACTTGAACATAACTAAAGAACAAAAAGCTCTTCGAAACTAATTgtgctggaaaacaagacatacCAGCCACGTCTATTTACACCACTATCGAGAACTCGGAAGGATAACCTTGGAAGTGTTAATGTGAATGTTTGGATGGGACGTAGTGGGAGGAATGGAATGATAAGAAAGCTATGCTGCTAAATATAGACACAAAATTGGACACAATAACACATCCATAACCGAACATACAGTGCTTTACTTCAGCTCCTGacagcagaaaagctgtttcgcTCACATTCGCACAAAGTTGCGTTGCGGCAAAGAGAACAATAAAGAAACTAATTTGATTTAGCTGTTTGCCAGTGGGAAGAGAAGAAAATGAAGCTTGTAATGATGGAGGCAAAAGAAGCTTTCTGTTCGTTCATTAGCACTGAAAGGCTTTGCTGGTCTTTGTCTATTGCGTGTACAGATCAGCGTCTATTTTTGTGTGCGTCAGCACTGTCAGATGTGGTTTTCTGAAAGTTGAACGCAAATTTCCAGCAAATGATCTGCAACACCTGATACTTGTGTTAAGGAATCTGAGAGTAATACATCTGAGCATTAAGACGCATGCAGTATTGAGTCAAAGCCCTTCAAACGTAGACGTTAGTTTGTTCTTGAGTTCAAGTTACAACCTTTCCTTGAACTTTGATTAGGATTACAGGAAATTATATCACACTTtgtaaaattctttaaatactaaaaataacaattaaaaacatttacagcagtTGGTTGTTTcctattatataaaatgaattattcaaataGTGATTAGATGTGCAAtgtctttataaatattactagTTAAACTGGTTTAGTGACAAGCAAAGGAGTTAGTTGTCGTGACCCACCCGTTTCTGTTTGTTAGAAAGGATTTCCAGCTCTTTTTCTTTAGCGGAAAGCTGATGCTCCATGTCCTGACTGCGAGACAAGAACCGCTCAGAATCCTAGAGAACATACAGATCACATGACCCATATAATTCATACCCATATGGTACATAgtaacagtttttactgtaatcaTAAATTCTGAGATTACTAGTCTTCAagaatcttgttttttttctatttgaactTTATTAATAGTCCTTCATTACATTTCTTTGAGGTCCACGGTAACCATTTAATActcaaggtttttttaaatgaccaatTTGAGCAACAAGTAATAATCGTTTCACCTCTAAGAGTATCCTGTCTTTTTCATTCTTGATCTGTTGCTCCATTTCTTCATACAGCCTCTGGATTTCATCATCATGTGTCGCCGCTTTCCTATGAATGACATCAGGTTCActcaaaaagcttttaaatcacTTAGTCATATGAAAGAATAAAACACTATTCACTGGGTACATGGAACAGACgtcattcaaaatgcatttattctctttcatttatttcagaagCAATTTATCTTTTGTAGATTCATTCCCATGGCTCTTCTGGTTTGCTAAGAGACAATACTAAAGTTAGATACAATTTAGGTGACAAAAGGCAGCCAACAAAATCTTCTGGGAAGAAAAGCCGTGATGGTACCTTTCATGTCACATTCATGTGATCACTGGCAGGTCAGACTGAGATATTTCAAAGATAGAGCTTTAAATGTCACAATAGACATGACTATCAAGTCTCGGTACAGGTTCTCCATTGTGATAAAAAGATAACAAATGTGGTTTAAATTAAAGGGAtcaatacatttgaaaattaaaGTGATGTTCATAATAATGTGAGCATGCATTAcactatttctttttcattagcTTGCTTGTAATATactttttgtgaatttttgacaattacctttttttttttgttttgtgtgttttttgaccttgcatacACGTCAACCTGTTATTAGGGGACTCCCAAAAACACTGAACCtaaaaaatatgaacctttcacaACCCATAATACGGGAACTTTTAACAGAATAATGTAAACTCACCTCTCAACACCAATATCTTATTCTTTGcttatgctaaaaaaaacttttggagCATAGAAAAAGCCAACTCTGTTACCAGTCAAGCTTAACTGTGAAAATCTCCAGCAAACTTAGCCAGCTTTCCTAGTCCTTGCATCATATCTGTCCCTTGACTCTTATTAGTCACAATACAATACTATGTGACTGTCAAGTCAACCAACATGGGATTCATATAGTGGGCTGACTCtcaaaatgtatgaatgtcaCTGAATATATAACAAACACTAGAGCTAGATAGGTAACACTGAGTAgataacaaaactgaaaaaaacaagtatttatttttagatagaacaaatattttcaagccgaaaaaaacctaaacagacaaaaattatattatattttttattttaatgtttttttatgtgcactACCATAACTTTTggtcatttattaatgcatccttgctaaattaaaatattttaccgACCTTGGACGTTTAAACAGTAGTCTAAGCATCTAAACActgtataaattttttttttcccagtacaATTGTCTACAAAAGTAACATCCCTTCAAAACGCATGTTCAAATTCTGAAAGGAACAAAGTTGCTTAATGGACATCTGACCTTTTGAGGGCTGtctccatctctttcttctcctGGTTGGCCTCTTTGATCTGATAAGTGACCCTGGCAAGGAACTCCTCAAAATTGGACAGAAGATGAGGTTCGTCTCTTCTAAGCTGCACCCAAAGACTCCGCACCTCTCCTGGCCTGAGATATCACAACACCCTTACTGCATCATTTATCTCagcacattctttaaaaaatgacaaaaattgaGTTTGTGGTACATTTTACCTACCTTTATATAACCAACCTTTATCTATTATATTATCTTATATCACACTACACAAAAAATGTACtccattgttaaaaaataattctaaatgtaCAAAGGACACAGTCGGATAAATTCTACAAAAACGCTTTCAGTACAGTAACCTTGGTCTTGGAAACTGCAtaaattttgaataataaaggcTCTTAGTAAAAACATTCACAGTCTTTTCTGCTGCAGAAAAAAGCTCATTCTAGCAATAGGTCTCCTATAAGAATATCAAAATTACATCATGGTTTTGTGGAACTACAGTGGAAAAAATGCTCCTTTTATCGAACAGCAAGATGAAGCTGACTATATATAAGATGCAATCAGAATCTAATCCAAACTGTCAGCTCCCCTTTGAAAAAGCAATAACCGTACACAAGGTTTACAGTCGGTCAGAAGGATGAACTTTTATAATTGATGTCTTCCACCAGCACCGTTTGCCTTTTAGGAGTGGCGGTAGTTTGCTGAAAGTGCATCCGGTCATGTGTTACAAAAATGGGCTCAATGCACCATATGGTCAATAAgaagacatttatttacatcGCATGTTCTTATCAAACGTGTTGTGTCTTTCTTTGGGAATGTGCTATCTAAATGGTAATATAATAagtacaataacaataatactcCCATAATATATGACATttgatagaattttttttttttctgatgagaagaaaaaatgtttgctgTCTCCTACCAACTGGTTCGATCAAATGGTTTTGTAATGATTTGTGTTGTATATAGTGTGCATAGTATATAATGGGAATTTTCTTGCATGGAAGTCCACTAGGAACTACACTTcaagcataaatattaattttagcatCCATTTCAAAAAGCGTGGTTGACTGAAATGACTCTCACTCTTCAAAGATGTTGCTTGCCCCCAAGTTCTCCATTAGCATGCAGAAGTGTTGCTCCTCGTCATCCTCTCCAGAGCTGCTTTTCTCCTCCCATTGGCTCTCGTAGAGCACTTCCGGAGTCTTTGATGAAACTGGCCCCTCTCCTCTATGTGGATCCACTAAAACCACATCTGGACCAAACATAAATTCACCTGAATGGGAGACATAAATACTTTAGCAAACTTTTAAAGGATACAGA
This region of Puntigrus tetrazona isolate hp1 chromosome 18, ASM1883169v1, whole genome shotgun sequence genomic DNA includes:
- the cracr2aa gene encoding EF-hand calcium-binding domain-containing protein 4B codes for the protein MNGMASFSSTCGSKVDRTPHRRGEDRQGTPSDSDCSAVLEKTREFFQICDIEGKGFITRRDMQRLNGELPLSAEELENVFDTLDADGNGYLTFEEFSSGFSEFMFGPDVVLVDPHRGEGPVSSKTPEVLYESQWEEKSSSGEDDEEQHFCMLMENLGASNIFEEPGEVRSLWVQLRRDEPHLLSNFEEFLARVTYQIKEANQEKKEMETALKRKAATHDDEIQRLYEEMEQQIKNEKDRILLEDSERFLSRSQDMEHQLSAKEKELEILSNKQKRLEHQCRELHSEQRETAVENVKLKQCNEDLSRELENTTQELSLAQEQLVLLQEQSSRLHEEREMEVYKVTESLQRERASLLKQLDLLREMNKHLRDERDMCYQKPNASSVKLSWKQRSASITMKHSERRQSFKSDEDEEVLPQSKRKSMIGVNGHSMDLEDIVDGRPPSKHQLQRIISIEEDHLPQLLQQGYQAQLREWSEDEELEEGIDLQMSNIYPTTSTPTSVAPPPGVTPTPTSPRGQPVGKETVQSEEGASSGPDRLFKIVLVGNSSVGKTSLLRRFCDNSFHCGTCATVGIDYSVKTLTVDNSQVALQMWDTAGQERYRSITKQFFRKADGVVVVYDITNEQTFTAVRHWLASVQEGAGEDIPIMLLGNKTDLDGQREVPLGVAEKLAKDFQLIFYECSAFSSHNVTESMIHMARVLKDQEDREKEKTVSLVDNHAKKKSCC